The Ensifer adhaerens genome contains a region encoding:
- a CDS encoding carbohydrate ABC transporter permease produces MSYSVTEPSRRQKWFAGILVVGYALITILPLVWIIATSFKSPSDAIAYPPKTFFTPTVEGYVNVFTTRTRLTEEQLQAVGEPQTWYDKLVRKDGLVISGPSRFAERFTNSVIIGFGSTVLCIVLGTAAAYAFSRFKVPLKDDLLFFILSTRMMPPIAVAIPIFLMFRSLGLNDTHAGMILLYTAVNLSLSVWLLKGFIDEIPVEYEEAALIDGYTRFQAFYKVVLPQAATGIASTAIFCLIFAWNEYAFAVLLTSGNAQTAPPFIPTIIGVSGQDWPAVAAGATLFLVPVMVFTILLRKHLLRGITFGAVRK; encoded by the coding sequence ATGAGCTATTCCGTTACCGAGCCGTCGCGGCGGCAAAAGTGGTTCGCCGGGATCCTGGTCGTTGGCTACGCGCTGATCACCATCCTTCCGCTTGTCTGGATCATTGCGACGAGCTTCAAATCGCCATCCGACGCGATCGCCTATCCGCCGAAGACCTTCTTCACGCCGACGGTGGAAGGCTATGTCAACGTCTTCACAACGCGGACCCGGCTTACCGAGGAGCAATTGCAGGCGGTGGGCGAGCCGCAGACCTGGTATGACAAACTGGTTCGCAAGGACGGCCTCGTGATCTCCGGTCCGTCGCGCTTTGCCGAGCGCTTCACCAATTCGGTGATCATCGGCTTCGGCTCGACCGTGCTCTGTATCGTGCTCGGCACGGCCGCTGCCTACGCCTTCTCGCGCTTCAAGGTTCCGTTGAAGGACGATCTGCTGTTCTTCATTCTCTCGACGCGCATGATGCCGCCGATCGCCGTCGCCATCCCGATCTTCCTGATGTTCCGGTCGCTGGGGCTGAACGACACCCATGCGGGCATGATCCTGCTCTATACGGCGGTCAATTTGTCGTTGTCGGTCTGGCTGCTCAAGGGTTTCATCGACGAGATCCCGGTCGAGTATGAAGAGGCAGCTCTCATCGATGGCTACACCCGCTTCCAGGCATTCTACAAGGTCGTACTGCCACAGGCGGCCACAGGCATCGCCTCGACGGCCATCTTCTGCCTGATCTTTGCCTGGAACGAATACGCCTTCGCGGTGCTGTTGACCTCGGGCAACGCCCAGACGGCGCCACCCTTCATTCCGACCATCATCGGCGTCAGCGGCCAGGACTGGCCGGCGGTTGCCGCCGGGGCAACGCTGTTCCTCGTGCCGGTCATGGTCTTCACCATTCTTCTGCGCAAACACCTGCTGCGCGGCATCACCTTCGGAGCTGTACGCAAATGA
- a CDS encoding ABC transporter ATP-binding protein, whose amino-acid sequence MAQIRIQNVRKEFGAFTAVRSSSFTIEDGEFFMLLGPSGCGKTTTLRMMAGLELPTSGEIFIDGEEVGMKPASKRDIAFVFQMFALYPHMNVRKNISYPLVSQGLRGEEVKSRVAEVARILKIENILDKPVGGLSGGDRQRVALGRAIVRRPKAFFMDEPLGALDAEFREHMAEELRALHDRMGATTVYVTHDQLEAMQMGDKIVVMNHGVVEQFGKPQQIYDWPATKFVAQFIGSPPMNFLEFEGMIGVGGGAIDLGGIEVKVPTSREGRAGKLTLGVRPEHVKFVSEGAYRGRVSAVEYLGTTQIVTLATSHGDLKARIPSGYQVHEGEQVGLEFDARTLSVFDAETGKVLLSDSNQGVLGHG is encoded by the coding sequence ATGGCCCAGATCAGAATTCAGAACGTGCGCAAGGAGTTCGGGGCGTTCACCGCGGTGCGCTCCTCGAGCTTCACCATCGAGGATGGCGAATTCTTCATGCTGCTCGGCCCGTCCGGCTGCGGCAAGACGACGACCTTGCGCATGATGGCGGGCCTGGAACTGCCGACGAGCGGTGAGATCTTCATCGATGGCGAAGAGGTCGGGATGAAACCGGCGAGCAAGCGCGACATCGCCTTCGTCTTCCAGATGTTTGCGCTCTATCCGCATATGAACGTGCGCAAGAACATATCCTATCCGCTGGTCAGTCAGGGCCTGCGCGGCGAAGAGGTGAAATCGCGTGTCGCCGAAGTCGCCCGCATTCTCAAGATCGAGAACATTCTCGACAAGCCGGTCGGCGGCCTTTCGGGCGGCGACCGCCAGCGTGTTGCGCTGGGGCGCGCGATCGTGCGGCGCCCGAAGGCCTTCTTCATGGATGAACCGCTCGGCGCGCTCGACGCCGAGTTCCGTGAACACATGGCCGAAGAATTGCGCGCGCTGCACGACCGCATGGGCGCAACCACCGTTTATGTCACCCATGACCAGCTCGAAGCGATGCAGATGGGCGACAAGATCGTCGTCATGAACCACGGCGTCGTTGAACAGTTCGGCAAGCCGCAGCAAATCTACGACTGGCCCGCAACGAAATTCGTGGCTCAGTTCATCGGTTCACCGCCAATGAATTTTCTCGAATTCGAGGGGATGATCGGCGTCGGCGGCGGTGCCATCGATCTCGGCGGCATCGAGGTCAAGGTACCGACGTCGCGCGAAGGACGAGCCGGAAAGCTGACGCTCGGCGTCCGCCCCGAACATGTGAAGTTCGTCAGCGAGGGCGCCTATCGGGGTCGCGTGAGTGCTGTCGAATATCTCGGCACCACCCAGATCGTGACGCTCGCAACGAGCCACGGCGACCTGAAGGCGCGCATTCCGTCGGGCTACCAGGTGCATGAGGGCGAGCAGGTCGGCCTCGAATTCGATGCGAGGACGCTTTCGGTTTTCGACGCGGAAACCGGCAAGGTGCTTTTATCCGACAGCAATCAAGGAGTGCTGGGACATGGCTGA
- a CDS encoding ABC transporter ATP-binding protein: MAEVVLENVTKTFAGTVALDNVSLTVPDGSFVVLLGPTGAGKTTTLRMVSGLDTPDRGEVYIDGQPVRGLAPAERNVAMVFQQYSLYPHLTVRQNLEFPLKSPLLRTPREEIDRKVREVAEVLQIAHKLDNKATALSGGEMQRVSIGRALVRDPQIFLMDEPLSSLDAKLRADLRIELKRIQARSGATLLYVTHDQIEAMTMATHVGVLNAGRLVQFGSPREVYEQPVSVYAATRLGQPRINVLPADIFAGAPSGAASIGLRPEHIQQGEGEDALVKRVEHLGDQTRLHLTFRRHDLITVTDAHTPLKGGETIKIQPSKPLYFDAAGMRLA, from the coding sequence ATGGCTGAAGTCGTCTTGGAAAACGTGACGAAGACGTTCGCCGGCACCGTTGCTCTCGACAATGTTTCGTTGACGGTCCCCGATGGTTCTTTCGTTGTGCTGCTCGGGCCGACTGGTGCCGGAAAGACGACGACCTTGAGGATGGTTTCCGGCCTCGACACCCCCGATCGCGGTGAGGTCTATATCGATGGACAACCAGTGAGAGGGCTGGCGCCTGCCGAACGCAACGTCGCCATGGTCTTTCAGCAGTATTCGCTCTATCCGCATCTCACGGTTCGTCAGAATCTGGAGTTTCCGCTGAAATCTCCGCTGTTGAGAACGCCGAGGGAAGAGATCGACCGAAAGGTGAGGGAGGTTGCCGAGGTTCTCCAGATCGCGCACAAGCTCGACAACAAGGCGACCGCGCTATCGGGCGGCGAGATGCAGCGTGTCTCCATCGGGCGTGCCCTCGTCCGAGACCCGCAGATATTCCTCATGGACGAACCCTTGAGTTCGCTCGACGCCAAGCTCAGGGCCGATCTTCGCATCGAACTCAAGCGTATTCAGGCAAGGTCGGGCGCAACCCTGCTCTATGTCACCCACGACCAGATCGAGGCAATGACGATGGCGACCCATGTCGGCGTGCTGAATGCGGGCAGGCTCGTTCAGTTCGGCTCGCCGCGCGAGGTCTACGAGCAGCCGGTCAGCGTTTACGCAGCGACGCGCCTCGGACAGCCACGGATCAACGTGCTTCCGGCCGACATTTTCGCCGGCGCTCCCTCAGGCGCGGCCAGCATAGGCCTCAGGCCGGAGCACATCCAGCAGGGTGAGGGGGAGGATGCGCTGGTCAAGCGTGTCGAACATCTCGGCGACCAGACGCGTCTGCACCTGACCTTCAGGAGACACGATCTCATCACCGTCACGGACGCCCACACGCCGCTCAAGGGCGGTGAAACGATCAAAATTCAACCTTCGAAGCCGCTCTACTTCGATGCGGCAGGCATGCGTTTGGCTTAA
- a CDS encoding dihydroxyacetone kinase subunit DhaK has protein sequence MAQFINKREDVVTEAIDGVLALSGGALTRLDGYPHIRVVLRSDWDKSKVAIVSGGGSGHEPAHVGFVGRGMLTAAVCGDVFASPSVDAVLAGILAVTGPAGCLLVVKNYTGDRLNFGLAAERARAFGLKVSMVIVGDDIALPDLPQARGVAGTLFVHKIAGALAERGADLDTVTAAAKKVIAGTRSIGMSLDTCRVPGSPKEERIPEGKAELGLGIHGEAGVEQIDFAGARSSVATMAERLAAVMGEGPHVALINNLGGTSVLEMSVLAHDLINLPVGNKITHAIGPAPLMTSLDMQGFSVSVFAADQAELELLKAPVAIAAWPGVSEVRPIAINALPDGLTPITPMASDHGATRAFLIDCCRVLIAAEQDLNALDAKSGDGDTGSTLAGAARALINAIDRLPLSDHTQLLRAIGQELSQTMGGSSGVLLAIFFAAAGDGASSGLPMREALRTGLARMQEIGGAKIGDRTMIDALSPALDALGDSVVAAATAARTGANFTSTLTRAKAGRAAYINAKQLEGHVDPGAEAVARLFEHLAA, from the coding sequence ATGGCGCAATTCATCAACAAGCGGGAAGATGTCGTTACCGAAGCGATCGACGGCGTTCTGGCCCTGTCCGGCGGCGCGCTCACTCGCCTTGACGGCTATCCGCATATCCGGGTCGTGTTGCGCAGCGACTGGGACAAATCGAAGGTCGCGATCGTGTCGGGCGGCGGCTCCGGTCATGAACCCGCTCATGTCGGCTTTGTCGGACGCGGCATGCTGACGGCCGCGGTCTGCGGCGACGTCTTCGCCTCGCCGAGCGTCGACGCCGTGCTGGCCGGCATTCTCGCCGTGACGGGCCCGGCCGGGTGCCTGCTCGTGGTCAAGAATTACACCGGCGACCGGCTGAACTTCGGTCTTGCGGCCGAGCGTGCCCGTGCCTTCGGGTTGAAGGTGAGCATGGTGATCGTCGGTGACGATATAGCTCTACCGGACCTGCCGCAGGCGCGCGGCGTTGCCGGTACCTTGTTCGTACACAAGATCGCCGGCGCACTTGCCGAACGCGGTGCCGATCTCGACACGGTGACCGCCGCCGCCAAGAAGGTCATTGCCGGCACGCGCAGCATTGGCATGTCGCTGGACACTTGCCGGGTTCCGGGTTCGCCAAAGGAAGAGCGGATACCGGAGGGCAAGGCGGAACTAGGCCTCGGCATTCATGGCGAAGCCGGTGTCGAGCAGATCGACTTTGCAGGCGCCCGCTCGTCGGTTGCGACCATGGCGGAACGGCTGGCGGCGGTCATGGGTGAAGGTCCGCACGTCGCACTGATCAACAATCTGGGCGGCACGTCGGTGCTCGAAATGTCGGTGCTTGCCCACGACCTTATCAATCTGCCGGTCGGCAATAAGATCACTCACGCGATCGGTCCGGCGCCGCTGATGACATCGCTCGACATGCAAGGATTCTCGGTCTCGGTCTTTGCAGCCGATCAGGCAGAACTTGAACTCCTGAAAGCGCCGGTGGCGATTGCAGCCTGGCCAGGTGTGTCAGAGGTTCGGCCGATCGCCATCAACGCCTTGCCGGATGGCCTGACGCCGATCACGCCGATGGCATCCGACCATGGCGCCACGCGCGCGTTCCTGATCGATTGCTGCCGGGTCCTGATCGCCGCCGAGCAGGATCTCAATGCGCTCGATGCAAAGTCCGGCGACGGCGATACGGGCTCGACGCTCGCGGGAGCCGCACGCGCGCTGATCAACGCCATCGATCGGCTGCCACTTTCCGATCATACCCAGCTTCTGCGGGCGATCGGCCAGGAACTGAGCCAGACCATGGGTGGTTCCTCCGGCGTCCTGCTTGCCATTTTCTTCGCAGCCGCCGGCGACGGAGCATCCAGTGGTCTACCGATGCGCGAAGCGCTTCGAACCGGGCTTGCGCGCATGCAGGAGATCGGCGGCGCGAAGATCGGTGACCGAACGATGATCGATGCGCTGTCTCCGGCGCTCGATGCGCTCGGCGACAGCGTGGTCGCCGCAGCGACTGCCGCGCGTACGGGGGCGAATTTCACCTCCACCCTGACACGCGCCAAGGCCGGTCGCGCCGCCTATATCAATGCGAAGCAGCTTGAGGGCCATGTCGACCCCGGCGCCGAGGCTGTCGCCCGGCTGTTCGAGCATCTGGCAGCCTAG
- a CDS encoding LacI family DNA-binding transcriptional regulator, with the protein MNNTTGRRATIIDVAKRAGVSKSTVARVLGGSANISEEARDRVLKAVAATGYEPNQLAVGMRSGRSGLLGIVIPDITNPFWAEVARGAQDRAAKDDISLLIFSSDWDAHKEATHLRALRRARVDGAIINPVADNFDDLDRFGMPFVFIGSSAERFPDTLSVGSDIAQAVRLGMDILVERGHPAPALMLGPRSRLARARFLRSVHEHCIARDVDPEVLLVEESDYTVEGGRSAMARLLTKQWRGNRAVFVANDLMALGAMIAVREAGLRCPEDISILGFDGIPAGAFSWPGLTTIEKPGRQIGIRAVECLIDQIAGGRQRERIYLPCRLVERGSLADVSALAPVRVAAGR; encoded by the coding sequence ATGAACAACACGACGGGTCGAAGGGCGACCATTATCGACGTTGCCAAACGCGCAGGCGTTTCGAAGAGCACCGTCGCGCGTGTTCTCGGCGGCTCCGCCAATATTTCCGAGGAAGCGCGCGATCGCGTGTTGAAGGCGGTCGCCGCCACCGGCTACGAGCCCAATCAGCTTGCGGTCGGCATGCGCTCGGGCCGGAGCGGCCTGCTCGGCATCGTCATTCCTGATATCACCAACCCGTTCTGGGCCGAAGTTGCGCGCGGCGCGCAGGATCGTGCGGCAAAGGATGATATTTCACTTCTGATCTTCTCGTCCGATTGGGATGCGCACAAGGAGGCGACGCACCTGCGCGCCCTGCGCCGGGCCCGTGTCGACGGAGCGATCATCAATCCAGTTGCCGACAATTTCGACGATCTCGACCGTTTCGGCATGCCCTTCGTCTTCATCGGTTCCAGCGCCGAGCGCTTTCCCGATACGTTGAGCGTCGGCTCTGATATCGCTCAGGCGGTCCGGCTCGGCATGGATATTCTTGTTGAGCGCGGACACCCGGCGCCGGCCTTGATGCTCGGCCCGCGGTCGCGCCTCGCGCGCGCCCGCTTCTTGCGCTCGGTTCACGAGCACTGCATCGCCCGCGATGTCGATCCCGAAGTGCTGCTCGTCGAAGAGTCCGACTATACGGTCGAGGGCGGCCGCAGCGCGATGGCCCGGTTGCTGACGAAGCAGTGGAGGGGAAACCGCGCCGTGTTCGTCGCCAACGACCTCATGGCACTTGGGGCCATGATCGCCGTTCGTGAAGCGGGGCTGAGATGCCCGGAGGACATCTCGATCCTGGGCTTCGACGGTATTCCGGCGGGCGCCTTTTCCTGGCCGGGCCTGACGACCATCGAAAAGCCCGGCCGGCAGATCGGCATTCGTGCTGTCGAATGCCTGATCGACCAGATCGCCGGCGGGCGTCAGCGCGAACGGATCTATCTGCCGTGCCGATTGGTGGAGCGCGGCTCGCTTGCCGACGTTTCGGCCTTGGCACCCGTGCGCGTGGCGGCAGGGAGGTAA
- a CDS encoding ABC transporter permease — protein MSRNGNVPKIRQGLSKGVRQWWPYYLMMAPGLIFFVIFHYFPIWEAKIAFEQLRIIPPNIWVGIKHFQTLFSSPIFWQVLANTLILSTMKIVFFFPVPIIVALLLNEIRGGAFRKFIQSAIYLPHFLSWVVIAGVFIAVLSPSDGAVNDIIGFFGMQPVSFMTDTGSIRWVLVFSEIWRSAGWDSLLYLAAIIAIDQELYDAAEIDGANRWQKIRYVTIPGIVPTIATLFILNAGMFLNADLNQVINFSNDVVRSKIDIIDTYVYRIGLQTGEYSLATAAGLFKAVLGMLMIVAAHLLSKRLTGKGVW, from the coding sequence ATGTCACGAAATGGGAACGTTCCCAAAATTCGACAGGGCCTCTCGAAGGGTGTGCGGCAATGGTGGCCCTATTACCTGATGATGGCGCCCGGCCTGATCTTCTTTGTGATCTTTCACTATTTCCCGATCTGGGAAGCCAAGATTGCTTTCGAGCAGTTGCGCATCATCCCGCCGAATATCTGGGTCGGTATCAAGCATTTCCAGACGCTCTTCTCGTCGCCGATCTTCTGGCAGGTGCTGGCGAACACGCTGATCTTATCGACGATGAAGATCGTCTTCTTCTTCCCGGTGCCGATCATCGTCGCGCTTTTGCTGAACGAGATCCGCGGAGGCGCCTTCCGCAAATTCATCCAGTCGGCAATCTACCTGCCGCACTTCCTGTCTTGGGTGGTCATAGCTGGCGTGTTCATTGCAGTGCTCTCGCCGAGCGACGGCGCGGTCAACGACATCATTGGTTTCTTCGGCATGCAGCCCGTCTCCTTCATGACGGACACCGGCTCGATCCGCTGGGTGCTGGTGTTCTCGGAGATCTGGCGGTCGGCCGGCTGGGATAGCCTGCTCTATCTCGCCGCCATCATTGCCATCGACCAGGAGCTTTATGATGCGGCCGAGATCGACGGGGCGAACCGCTGGCAGAAGATCCGCTACGTCACCATTCCCGGCATTGTGCCGACGATCGCGACGCTCTTCATCCTGAATGCCGGCATGTTCCTGAATGCCGATCTCAACCAGGTGATCAACTTCTCCAACGATGTCGTTCGCAGCAAGATCGATATCATCGACACCTATGTCTACCGCATCGGCCTGCAGACCGGCGAATACTCGCTGGCGACAGCGGCCGGCCTCTTCAAGGCTGTGCTCGGCATGCTGATGATTGTCGCAGCGCACCTTCTTTCCAAACGTCTTACCGGCAAGGGGGTATGGTGA
- a CDS encoding carbohydrate ABC transporter permease — protein sequence MAAHNVRRTPLERLEYAIIVSTLMFLVVLTVQPLLNLLAISFSDPGKVAGMSGLTVIPNGFSTEVWDLLINNSAVQRGLLNSIFITLVSTVLGVVLTALMAWALSRPGLPGRRIIFVFVLVTIVFEPGIIPDYFINKRLGLLDSYWSLILFKVVNAWYLIILVRFFEEVPKELIEASELDGANPFQIFWYVALPLAKSALATIALFYFVFHWNEFFRAMIYLNDQSKWPLQVVLRQFVVEGDKLAMVGVVDSNNYTGASQINIRALKAGMILLTIAPILAIYPLILKFFTKGTMSGALKG from the coding sequence ATGGCCGCCCACAACGTCCGCAGAACGCCGCTTGAGCGGCTCGAATATGCGATCATCGTCTCGACGCTCATGTTCCTCGTTGTCCTTACGGTACAGCCGCTCCTCAACCTGCTCGCCATTTCGTTCTCCGACCCTGGCAAGGTCGCGGGAATGAGCGGTCTGACGGTGATCCCCAATGGGTTCTCGACCGAGGTCTGGGACCTGCTGATCAACAATTCCGCCGTTCAGCGGGGCCTCCTGAATTCGATCTTCATCACGCTCGTCAGCACCGTGCTCGGTGTCGTGCTGACGGCGCTGATGGCCTGGGCGCTTTCTCGTCCCGGTCTGCCGGGCCGGCGTATCATCTTCGTCTTCGTGCTCGTCACGATCGTCTTTGAGCCCGGCATCATCCCGGATTACTTCATCAACAAGCGCCTCGGCCTGCTCGACAGCTACTGGTCGCTGATCCTCTTCAAGGTCGTCAACGCCTGGTACCTGATCATCCTGGTACGTTTCTTCGAGGAAGTGCCGAAGGAGCTGATCGAGGCCTCCGAACTCGACGGTGCCAATCCGTTCCAGATCTTCTGGTACGTGGCGCTGCCGCTCGCCAAATCGGCGCTCGCGACCATTGCGCTCTTCTACTTCGTCTTCCACTGGAACGAGTTCTTCCGGGCGATGATCTACCTCAACGACCAATCGAAATGGCCGCTGCAGGTGGTGCTGCGCCAGTTCGTGGTCGAGGGCGACAAGCTCGCCATGGTCGGCGTGGTCGACAGCAATAACTACACCGGCGCGAGCCAGATCAACATTCGCGCGCTGAAGGCCGGCATGATCCTGCTCACCATTGCGCCGATCCTGGCGATCTACCCACTCATCCTGAAGTTCTTCACCAAGGGCACCATGAGCGGTGCGCTGAAGGGCTGA
- a CDS encoding extracellular solute-binding protein, with protein MLGKLILGATTAVALMASVAMPAFADPVTIRVVSKDLTTSNPDDVKLMKAYEEALKAKGTDIHIQVVDLPSSGYADKLSAMLLSGDIPDLIYFQGGDAKMAEQGVLEDWNNWLPKTTYLKDALFPHNVERLKNYPYLLYVYPPRMPQPVIRKDWLENAGVAAPKTTDDYVTLFKAIKDGDLDGNGKADSYGVTTADNTQELDAIFNQAFGVTGTWLKNDAGEWIHARVSAAEKEKIAFYASLREQGLYDPEFITTKWDVKEDKFYSGRAGVIFGSSAEVIDIYGGKMRQAHPDVTLSLLSPPKGPAGQGLMALDVSKESRGLAIATTSEHKEEVVKLLDFIASPEGQAIERLGFEGEQYTKDGETIKPTDKLATWYARFLVAANWQPPVQWLSEAAQQSLKTISVDFKPDNAFVWPAEYATDIDATENVYRAWVYKFVSGEAKMDQWDQFVSEWNAAGGEKMTEYARTVLNDK; from the coding sequence ATGCTTGGAAAACTGATCCTTGGCGCAACGACCGCCGTGGCGCTGATGGCGAGTGTGGCGATGCCCGCCTTCGCCGATCCGGTGACAATCCGTGTCGTCTCGAAGGACCTTACAACCAGCAATCCGGACGACGTGAAGCTGATGAAGGCCTATGAGGAGGCGCTGAAGGCCAAGGGCACCGACATCCATATTCAGGTCGTTGACCTGCCGTCTTCGGGCTACGCCGACAAGCTCAGCGCCATGCTTCTGTCAGGCGATATCCCCGATCTCATCTATTTCCAGGGCGGCGACGCAAAGATGGCCGAACAGGGCGTTCTCGAAGACTGGAACAACTGGCTGCCGAAGACGACCTATCTCAAGGACGCACTCTTCCCGCACAATGTCGAGCGGCTGAAGAACTATCCCTACCTGCTCTATGTCTACCCGCCACGCATGCCACAGCCGGTCATTCGCAAAGACTGGCTCGAGAACGCGGGCGTAGCGGCGCCGAAGACCACCGACGACTACGTCACCCTCTTCAAGGCGATCAAGGACGGTGATCTCGACGGTAACGGCAAGGCCGACAGCTACGGCGTCACCACTGCCGACAATACCCAGGAGCTCGATGCGATTTTCAACCAGGCCTTCGGCGTGACCGGCACCTGGCTGAAGAACGATGCCGGCGAATGGATCCATGCACGCGTCTCGGCAGCGGAAAAGGAAAAGATCGCCTTCTACGCATCGCTGCGCGAGCAGGGGCTCTATGACCCGGAGTTCATCACCACCAAGTGGGACGTGAAGGAAGACAAGTTCTACTCCGGCCGCGCCGGCGTGATCTTCGGCTCCTCCGCAGAGGTCATCGACATCTATGGCGGCAAGATGCGCCAGGCTCACCCCGACGTGACGCTGAGCCTGCTGTCGCCGCCGAAGGGACCAGCCGGCCAGGGCCTGATGGCACTCGACGTTTCGAAGGAATCCCGTGGCCTCGCCATTGCGACGACCTCCGAGCACAAGGAAGAGGTGGTCAAGCTCCTCGATTTCATCGCCAGCCCCGAGGGCCAGGCGATCGAACGTCTCGGGTTTGAAGGCGAGCAGTACACCAAGGACGGCGAGACCATCAAACCGACCGACAAGCTCGCCACCTGGTATGCCCGCTTCCTCGTTGCCGCAAACTGGCAGCCGCCGGTGCAGTGGCTGAGCGAGGCCGCGCAGCAATCGCTGAAGACGATCTCGGTCGACTTCAAGCCGGACAACGCCTTCGTCTGGCCTGCCGAATACGCCACCGACATCGATGCTACGGAAAACGTCTACCGGGCCTGGGTGTACAAGTTTGTCTCCGGCGAAGCGAAAATGGACCAATGGGACCAGTTCGTTTCGGAGTGGAACGCTGCCGGCGGCGAGAAAATGACCGAATATGCAAGGACGGTTCTCAATGACAAATGA
- a CDS encoding ADP-ribosylglycohydrolase family protein — translation MTNDAAGLSLKGRVRALLFGVAYGDAIGAPVEKLSAAEIRERYGRVTSLDTEWHRMKQSEAARNGRVRGGGIVTDDTLMTLCVMSIYDDVKRHLDAWDMASGMVREIAWTPRWVPELQRETMLIERLFYPEKWIFQRHQLSGCDPRQGGVGNMVNCGAAMYIAPVGVANACDPKAAYDEAIAFASGHQQSFGLEAAGVLAAAVAAAFVPGTSLDTVIEETLAVAKDGTRNAIADIVAAARSLRGAEHQTVVAEFHRIIARYSPMGDNVQHTPQKAGLATDAYQPSRLHSIEELPLALGFAVVNDGDFYKTIVDGINSGRDTDSIGVMAGAILGAMHGERIIDLAMASQLDRVNRLDLFRSADAFTETVTKMQTADRSRETVRAQARAGLFAACELTQVSSL, via the coding sequence ATGACAAATGATGCTGCAGGGCTCTCCCTCAAGGGACGGGTCCGGGCGCTTCTCTTTGGCGTCGCTTACGGCGACGCCATCGGGGCGCCGGTCGAAAAACTCTCCGCCGCGGAAATTCGCGAGCGCTATGGCCGGGTCACGTCGCTCGATACCGAGTGGCACCGGATGAAGCAGAGCGAAGCAGCCCGCAACGGCCGTGTCCGTGGTGGCGGCATCGTCACCGACGACACGCTGATGACGCTCTGCGTCATGTCGATATACGACGACGTAAAGCGTCACCTCGATGCCTGGGACATGGCTTCCGGCATGGTGCGCGAGATCGCCTGGACGCCGCGTTGGGTGCCGGAATTGCAGCGCGAAACGATGCTGATCGAGCGTCTGTTCTATCCGGAAAAATGGATCTTCCAGCGCCACCAGCTCTCCGGTTGCGACCCGCGACAGGGTGGGGTCGGCAACATGGTGAACTGCGGCGCAGCCATGTACATCGCGCCGGTCGGCGTGGCGAATGCCTGCGATCCGAAGGCTGCCTATGACGAGGCAATCGCTTTTGCCTCCGGACATCAGCAGAGTTTCGGCCTCGAAGCCGCCGGCGTGCTCGCAGCTGCCGTTGCCGCCGCCTTCGTACCGGGAACCTCGCTCGACACAGTCATCGAGGAAACGCTTGCCGTTGCCAAGGACGGTACGCGCAATGCGATCGCCGATATCGTGGCCGCCGCGCGCTCATTGAGGGGCGCAGAGCACCAGACGGTCGTTGCCGAGTTCCATCGGATCATCGCCCGCTATTCGCCGATGGGCGACAACGTGCAGCATACGCCGCAGAAGGCAGGCCTTGCCACGGACGCCTACCAGCCGTCGCGCCTGCATTCGATCGAAGAGTTGCCGCTGGCGCTCGGCTTCGCCGTCGTCAATGACGGGGACTTCTACAAGACGATTGTCGACGGCATCAATTCCGGCCGCGATACGGATTCGATCGGCGTCATGGCCGGTGCGATCCTCGGCGCCATGCATGGCGAGCGCATCATTGACCTGGCGATGGCCTCCCAGCTCGACCGCGTCAACAGGCTCGATCTCTTCCGATCGGCCGATGCCTTCACCGAAACGGTGACCAAAATGCAGACGGCCGATCGCAGCCGAGAAACAGTGCGGGCGCAGGCGCGCGCGGGGCTCTTTGCTGCCTGCGAACTCACCCAGGTTTCCAGTCTCTAG